The Sphingomonas sp. So64.6b genome includes a region encoding these proteins:
- a CDS encoding glycoside hydrolase family 3 protein → MAIFRFSSRAALLAACALSALPATAEDRVLYLNPAAPLEARVDDLLSRLTLEEKISLMAGATGMTGQAIPRLGIPEIKMTDGPTGVRSPEGQPATVFPVGVAIAATWNPALAQQVGGAIAEEARGYGASVLLAPTVNIVRTPRWGRNFETYSEDPYLTGRIALGYVRGVQDNGVGVSIKHFAANNQETNRFFTNSVVDERTMRELYLPAFETVVKTLDPWSVMASYNKLNGTYAGENSWLLTDVLKKEWGFKGFVVSDWGATHTTAKAINAGLDLEMPGPPQHFGAKLLAAAKAGEVTPAQIDETARRMVRLIVRSGVIEGTAGTKGMVGGPAHAAVSQRAAEEAIVLLKNAGLLPLDPSIRTLAVIGPNAAKARIQGGGSSAVQPFDAIAAPLDALRAALPGVKILYERGVDSEDVPPAADAALFSMDGNRTRAGLAQSYFAAADQAGEPVASDVATTFVKYISGNVAGPQSANYLSLRWKGLFWAPVSGRYEFSIRGTGKAMLAFDGKTLIDKTMPSVPDNRDVIGFPVARRTATVELEAGKGYPIQLDYTNGKSLYESLSFGVRVPRPSLDAAVAAAKSADAAIVIVGSNSLTEGEGYDRASIDLPGDQDKLVSAIAAANKKTVVVVNAGAAMTMPWKDEVPAIVDMWLTGQSGPAALAGILTGKVNPSGRLPVTFPARDADDVIKMDAGTSSYSEGLLVGYRSFDARGVTPLFAFGHGLSYTSFDYGKAVAPARIKAGAATKVMLEVRNTGKRDGMEVVQLYVAPVDRAATEPVKQLRAFAKVAIPAGSRQSVVLTLDPRAFATYDVVAKAWMVRPGRYRLMIGAASDDIRTVKDIEVSGTARVP, encoded by the coding sequence GTGGCCATATTTCGTTTTTCGTCGCGCGCGGCATTGCTTGCCGCCTGCGCGCTGTCCGCATTGCCCGCCACCGCCGAAGACAGGGTGCTTTACCTCAACCCCGCCGCACCGCTTGAGGCGCGTGTCGACGATCTGCTGTCCAGGCTGACGCTCGAGGAGAAGATCTCGTTGATGGCCGGCGCGACCGGCATGACCGGGCAGGCGATTCCGCGTCTCGGCATCCCCGAGATCAAGATGACCGACGGGCCGACCGGCGTGCGCTCGCCCGAGGGTCAGCCGGCGACCGTCTTCCCGGTCGGTGTGGCGATCGCCGCGACGTGGAATCCGGCACTAGCGCAACAGGTCGGCGGCGCGATCGCCGAGGAGGCGCGGGGCTATGGTGCGTCGGTGTTGCTCGCGCCGACCGTCAATATCGTGCGCACCCCGCGCTGGGGCCGCAATTTCGAGACTTATTCCGAAGACCCCTATCTCACCGGCCGCATCGCGCTTGGTTATGTGCGCGGCGTGCAGGACAATGGCGTCGGCGTTTCGATCAAGCATTTCGCCGCCAACAATCAGGAGACCAACCGCTTCTTCACCAACTCGGTGGTCGACGAGCGGACCATGCGTGAGCTTTATCTTCCCGCCTTCGAAACGGTGGTGAAGACGCTCGATCCCTGGTCGGTGATGGCCTCCTACAACAAGCTCAACGGCACTTATGCGGGTGAGAATAGCTGGCTGCTGACCGATGTGCTGAAGAAGGAATGGGGCTTTAAGGGTTTTGTCGTGTCCGATTGGGGCGCGACGCACACCACCGCCAAGGCGATCAATGCCGGGCTCGACTTGGAGATGCCCGGTCCGCCGCAGCATTTCGGCGCAAAGCTGCTCGCCGCCGCCAAGGCGGGCGAGGTCACGCCGGCGCAGATCGACGAGACCGCGCGGCGCATGGTGCGCCTGATCGTGCGCAGCGGCGTGATCGAGGGCACCGCCGGGACAAAGGGCATGGTCGGTGGACCGGCGCATGCCGCGGTGTCGCAGCGTGCCGCCGAGGAAGCGATCGTACTCCTGAAGAATGCCGGGCTGCTCCCGCTCGATCCGTCGATCAGGACGCTGGCCGTGATCGGTCCGAACGCGGCCAAGGCGCGCATCCAGGGCGGCGGCAGTTCCGCGGTTCAGCCATTCGATGCGATCGCAGCGCCGCTCGATGCGCTGCGTGCGGCGCTGCCCGGCGTAAAGATCCTGTACGAACGCGGCGTCGATAGCGAAGACGTGCCGCCCGCCGCCGATGCCGCATTGTTCAGCATGGATGGGAATCGCACCAGGGCCGGCCTCGCGCAAAGCTATTTTGCGGCGGCGGACCAGGCCGGCGAACCGGTCGCTTCGGATGTTGCGACGACCTTCGTCAAATATATCAGCGGCAATGTCGCCGGCCCGCAATCGGCCAATTATCTGTCGCTGCGCTGGAAAGGCCTGTTCTGGGCGCCGGTTTCGGGTCGTTACGAATTCAGTATTCGCGGTACTGGCAAGGCCATGCTCGCCTTTGACGGCAAGACCCTGATCGACAAGACCATGCCGTCGGTGCCCGACAATCGCGATGTGATTGGCTTCCCGGTCGCGCGCCGGACCGCGACGGTCGAGTTGGAGGCGGGCAAGGGTTATCCGATCCAGCTCGATTACACGAACGGCAAGTCGCTCTACGAATCGCTCAGCTTCGGCGTGCGCGTGCCGCGCCCGTCGCTCGACGCTGCGGTTGCCGCGGCGAAGTCGGCTGACGCCGCGATCGTGATCGTCGGCTCGAACAGCCTGACCGAGGGCGAGGGCTATGACCGCGCCTCGATCGACTTGCCCGGCGATCAGGACAAGCTCGTCTCGGCGATTGCCGCCGCCAACAAGAAGACCGTGGTGGTGGTCAATGCCGGCGCGGCAATGACCATGCCGTGGAAGGACGAGGTGCCGGCGATCGTCGATATGTGGCTCACCGGCCAGTCCGGCCCGGCCGCGCTGGCCGGTATCCTGACCGGCAAGGTCAATCCGTCGGGTCGGCTGCCGGTGACCTTTCCGGCCAGGGATGCGGACGATGTGATCAAGATGGATGCGGGCACCAGCTCTTACTCGGAAGGGTTGCTGGTCGGGTATCGCAGCTTCGATGCGCGCGGGGTGACGCCGCTCTTCGCCTTCGGCCATGGGCTGTCCTACACCAGTTTCGACTATGGCAAGGCCGTCGCACCGGCACGGATCAAGGCGGGTGCCGCGACCAAGGTCATGCTTGAGGTGCGCAACACCGGCAAGCGTGACGGCATGGAGGTGGTGCAGCTCTATGTCGCCCCGGTCGATCGCGCCGCGACCGAACCGGTCAAGCAGCTCAGGGCTTTCGCCAAGGTCGCGATCCCCGCGGGGTCACGGCAATCGGTCGTGCTGACGCTCGATCCGCGCGCCTTCGCCACCTATGACGTGGTGGCCAAGGCCTGGATGGTGCGGCCGGGCCGCTACCGGCTGATGATCGGCGCGGCGTCCGACGATATCCGTACGGTCAAGGATATCGAGGTTAGCGGGACGGCGCGGGTGCCGTGA
- a CDS encoding DeoR/GlpR family DNA-binding transcription regulator, with translation MHAEDRDRLILELMRERGFVSFQELDRTLDASGATLRRDLDRLESSGKIVRVRGGARLVDAPDAPGGSAGANDGHLRGVPFHENVERNRAAKEAIGRAAAALCGAGETVIIDGGSTTLQMCPLLAPLELHVLTNSLHIVSALIGQPGTHISMPAGTLFREQNILLPPFDDDGMSRYRASKLFMGAASIGRHGLMQTDVLLVHAERRLLDRADEVIVLVDSSKFGAPAGHVVCTTDELDIVITDDGITDRDAAMIEKAGIKLVVAPTR, from the coding sequence ATGCACGCAGAAGATCGCGACCGACTGATCCTGGAACTGATGCGCGAACGGGGATTCGTGTCGTTCCAGGAACTGGATCGCACCCTTGACGCATCGGGCGCGACCTTGCGCCGTGACCTCGACCGGCTGGAGAGCAGCGGCAAGATCGTCCGGGTGCGCGGTGGCGCGCGGCTGGTCGACGCGCCGGATGCGCCTGGCGGTAGCGCGGGCGCCAATGACGGCCATCTGCGCGGCGTGCCGTTCCACGAGAATGTCGAGCGCAACCGCGCCGCCAAGGAAGCGATCGGCCGCGCCGCCGCGGCCCTGTGCGGCGCGGGCGAAACAGTGATCATCGATGGCGGGTCGACCACGTTGCAGATGTGCCCGCTGCTCGCCCCGCTCGAGCTGCATGTCCTGACCAACTCGCTGCACATCGTCAGCGCGCTGATCGGCCAGCCCGGGACGCACATCTCGATGCCCGCCGGCACCTTGTTCCGCGAACAGAATATCCTGCTGCCGCCGTTCGACGATGACGGCATGAGCCGTTACCGCGCATCGAAGCTGTTCATGGGTGCCGCGTCGATCGGGCGGCACGGGCTGATGCAGACCGATGTCTTGCTGGTCCATGCCGAGAGGCGCTTGCTCGACCGCGCCGATGAAGTCATCGTGCTGGTCGACAGCAGCAAGTTCGGCGCGCCTGCCGGCCATGTCGTGTGCACCACCGACGAGCTCGACATCGTCATCACCGACGACGGCATCACCGACCGCGACGCGGCAATGATCGAAAAAGCCGGGATCAAGCTGGTGGTTGCACCGACGCGCTGA
- a CDS encoding TIM barrel protein — MANGPALTLDQIGSHNAERIDALAEDYAALDRQLARRGVDIALVKTAVAGFSVAVPSWGAGRGGTRFAKFPIPGEPTNIHEKLEDCGLIQQLGQVTPRVSPHFPWDKVSDYAALREEAASLGLGFDAVNSNTFQDQPGQAHSYRSGSLSSTDADVRAQAIDHNIECIEIGRQLGSRALTVWVGDGTNFPGQQHLGRSLDRYLDAAAQVYAALPGDWRMLLEHKLFEPAFYSTVISDWGSSMMAAQELGPKAMCLIDLGHHAPNVNIEQIVARLHKAGKLGGFHFNDSKYGDDDLDAGAINPHQLFLIFNELVEAALEPRTGFDPAYMIDQSHNVTDPIESMLCSADAIVGSFAKALLVDREALRAAQESNDAIIAFRALRRAYDTDVAPIVAMARAEAGGAIDPLALYRTLGWRERKAQERDTVGLGAGIV, encoded by the coding sequence ATGGCGAACGGCCCTGCGCTGACGCTCGACCAGATCGGCAGCCACAATGCCGAGCGCATCGATGCGCTGGCGGAGGATTATGCCGCGCTCGACCGCCAGTTGGCGCGGCGCGGCGTGGACATCGCGCTGGTTAAGACGGCGGTTGCCGGTTTCAGCGTCGCGGTGCCGAGCTGGGGCGCCGGGCGCGGCGGCACGCGCTTCGCCAAATTCCCCATTCCGGGCGAGCCGACCAACATCCATGAGAAGCTCGAGGATTGCGGCCTGATCCAGCAGCTCGGCCAGGTCACGCCGCGCGTCAGCCCGCATTTCCCATGGGACAAGGTCAGCGATTATGCCGCCTTGCGCGAAGAGGCGGCGAGCCTTGGTCTCGGCTTCGACGCGGTCAATTCGAACACGTTTCAGGATCAGCCCGGCCAGGCGCACAGCTATCGCAGCGGCAGCCTGTCATCGACCGATGCCGATGTCCGCGCCCAGGCGATCGACCATAATATCGAATGTATCGAGATTGGCCGCCAGCTTGGCTCGCGCGCGCTGACCGTGTGGGTTGGCGACGGCACCAACTTCCCCGGCCAGCAGCATCTCGGCCGTTCGCTCGACCGCTATCTCGATGCGGCGGCGCAGGTCTATGCCGCGCTGCCCGGCGACTGGCGCATGCTGCTCGAACATAAATTGTTCGAACCCGCCTTCTACTCGACGGTCATTTCCGACTGGGGATCGTCGATGATGGCGGCGCAGGAACTGGGTCCCAAGGCGATGTGCCTGATCGACCTCGGCCATCATGCGCCCAATGTGAATATCGAACAGATCGTCGCGCGGCTGCACAAGGCGGGCAAGCTCGGCGGCTTCCACTTCAACGACAGCAAATATGGCGATGACGATCTCGACGCCGGCGCGATCAACCCGCACCAGCTGTTCCTGATCTTCAATGAACTGGTCGAAGCGGCGCTCGAACCGCGCACCGGCTTCGACCCGGCTTATATGATCGACCAGTCGCACAATGTGACCGACCCGATCGAGAGCATGCTTTGTTCGGCCGACGCGATCGTCGGATCCTTCGCCAAGGCGTTGCTGGTCGACCGCGAGGCGTTGCGCGCCGCGCAGGAGTCGAACGACGCGATCATCGCCTTTCGCGCTCTGCGCCGCGCCTATGATACCGATGTGGCGCCGATCGTTGCCATGGCACGGGCAGAGGCGGGCGGGGCAATCGATCCGCTCGCGCTGTACCGCACGCTCGGCTGGCGCGAGCGCAAGGCGCAGGAGCGCGACACCGTGGGCCTTGGCGCCGGCATCGTCTGA
- a CDS encoding bifunctional rhamnulose-1-phosphate aldolase/short-chain dehydrogenase, protein MADRTAPLPDGPLQSGQKNLAFAVPANLWSEATAAELSAEHLLLYRSNLLGSDLTITNFGGGNTSAKLGETDPLTGETVKVLWVKGSGGDIGSMKLNGFSTLYLDRLIGLQRLYRGVEHEDEMVGYLPHCTFNLNPRAASIDTPLHAFLPFAHVDHVHPDSVIALAAAQDGEAAVQDIWGGAVGWLGWKRPGFDLGLRLRDHVAANPGCIGVVLAGHGLICWADTSRACYDRTIGLIADAAAYLNTKLALRPDFGGEIVPPRTAAERKAAATQLMPRLRGLMTGNQSKVGHFSDDAGSLQFASSADFARLAAIGTSCPDHFLRTKIAPLVLDPAQLDDDAYLSAQLGAYRDGYAAYYQRCVHPGDPAMRDPNPVVVLIPGIGRITFAADKTTARLAGEFYGNAINVMRGAEAIGGYLGLPEQEAYDIEYWLLEEAKLQRMPKPKSLAGKIALVTGGAGGIGIASAERLLADGACVMLLDRDAETLAGARETLERKFDTDRVRSSLCDVTDETQIAAAFADCAREFGGLDIVVVNAGIASAASLEDTSVEIWRRNYDVLAQGYFLTSREAFPLLRAAGGGSIVFIGSKNGIAPATNASAYASAKAAALHLARCLALEGAPHGIRVNTVNPDAVIKGSRIWDGDWRQERADAHGIDSGEELEAHYRNRSMLKRDVLPADVAEAVAFFASATSAKSTGNLLNVDAGNAQAFPR, encoded by the coding sequence ATGGCCGATCGTACGGCGCCACTCCCGGATGGGCCACTCCAGTCCGGCCAGAAAAACCTGGCATTCGCGGTGCCGGCCAATCTCTGGTCGGAAGCGACCGCAGCCGAGCTGTCGGCCGAGCATTTGCTGCTCTATCGCTCCAATCTGCTCGGCAGCGACCTGACCATCACCAATTTCGGCGGCGGCAACACCTCCGCCAAGCTGGGCGAGACCGACCCGCTGACCGGCGAGACGGTGAAAGTGCTGTGGGTCAAGGGATCGGGCGGCGATATCGGCTCGATGAAGCTGAACGGTTTTTCGACGCTTTATCTCGACAGGCTGATCGGGCTCCAACGCCTTTATCGCGGGGTCGAGCATGAAGACGAGATGGTCGGTTACCTGCCGCACTGCACCTTCAATCTCAATCCGCGCGCGGCGTCGATCGACACGCCGCTCCACGCTTTCCTGCCCTTTGCGCATGTCGATCATGTCCATCCCGATTCGGTCATCGCACTGGCCGCGGCGCAGGACGGCGAAGCCGCGGTGCAGGATATCTGGGGTGGCGCCGTCGGCTGGCTCGGCTGGAAACGGCCCGGTTTCGACCTCGGCCTGCGCTTGCGCGATCATGTCGCGGCCAATCCCGGCTGCATCGGCGTGGTACTCGCCGGGCACGGGCTGATCTGCTGGGCCGACACGTCGCGCGCCTGTTACGATCGCACCATCGGTCTGATTGCCGACGCCGCGGCCTATCTCAACACCAAGCTCGCGCTGCGCCCGGACTTTGGCGGCGAGATCGTACCGCCGCGCACCGCAGCCGAGCGCAAAGCGGCCGCCACGCAACTAATGCCGCGGCTGCGCGGGCTGATGACCGGCAACCAGTCTAAAGTTGGGCATTTTTCCGACGATGCCGGCTCGCTGCAATTCGCCAGCTCCGCCGATTTCGCACGGCTCGCGGCGATCGGCACTTCCTGCCCCGATCACTTCCTGCGCACCAAGATCGCGCCGCTCGTGCTCGACCCCGCGCAGCTCGACGACGATGCCTATCTCTCGGCGCAGCTCGGCGCGTATCGCGACGGCTATGCCGCTTATTATCAGCGCTGCGTCCATCCCGGCGACCCGGCGATGCGCGACCCCAATCCGGTGGTCGTGCTGATCCCCGGCATCGGCCGCATCACCTTCGCCGCCGACAAGACCACCGCGCGGCTGGCGGGCGAATTCTACGGCAATGCGATCAACGTGATGCGCGGCGCGGAGGCGATCGGCGGTTATCTCGGCCTGCCCGAGCAGGAAGCCTATGACATCGAATATTGGCTGCTCGAGGAAGCCAAGCTGCAGCGCATGCCCAAGCCCAAGTCGCTGGCAGGCAAGATCGCGCTGGTCACCGGCGGGGCGGGCGGCATCGGTATCGCCAGCGCGGAACGGCTGCTTGCCGACGGCGCCTGCGTGATGCTGCTCGACCGCGATGCCGAGACTCTGGCCGGCGCGCGCGAGACGCTCGAGCGCAAATTCGATACCGACCGCGTCCGCTCCTCGTTGTGCGACGTGACCGACGAGACGCAGATCGCGGCCGCCTTTGCCGATTGCGCGCGCGAATTCGGCGGGCTCGACATAGTGGTGGTCAATGCCGGCATCGCGTCCGCCGCCTCGCTCGAGGATACCAGCGTCGAGATCTGGCGCCGCAACTACGATGTGCTGGCGCAAGGTTATTTCCTGACCTCGCGCGAGGCCTTCCCGCTGCTGCGCGCAGCAGGCGGCGGGTCGATCGTATTCATCGGGTCGAAGAACGGCATCGCGCCGGCGACCAACGCTTCGGCCTATGCCTCGGCCAAAGCGGCGGCGCTGCATCTCGCGCGTTGTCTCGCATTGGAAGGCGCGCCGCACGGCATCCGCGTCAACACGGTCAATCCCGATGCGGTGATCAAGGGATCGCGCATCTGGGACGGCGACTGGCGCCAGGAACGCGCCGATGCGCACGGCATCGATTCGGGCGAAGAGCTGGAGGCGCATTACCGCAACCGCTCGATGCTCAAGCGTGACGTGTTGCCGGCCGATGTCGCGGAAGCCGTGGCCTTTTTCGCATCCGCGACATCGGCGAAATCAACCGGTAATCTGCTTAATGTGGATGCCGGCAATGCGCAGGCCTTTCCGCGCTAA
- a CDS encoding carbohydrate kinase produces the protein MSKLTLWDGGTLLERRTRANEIVAGPHYTALDSDGIEAWMVTVLRDFAAFGRICAIVPVAHGAAIAVLRDGRLAVPPIDYEQNLPAERRALYDAGRDPFAATGSPPLPAGLNIGAQLDLLDDLYPALLTRGATILPWAQYWAWLLSGVPVSEVTSLGCHSDLWRPADERPSQLAERRGWAALFAPIARAGDVVGAISPAMAARTGLPGDVRIHAGLHDSNAALHAARAFAEIGDHEATILSTGTWFVAMRSPGAEAVVDIADLPEARDCLVNVDVRGRMVPSSRFMGGREIELLSGIDTRRVDIKPDQPALVAAVQDVVAAGAMALPSMMPGVGPFPAGEGDWIAEPDDPYAVRAAACLYAALVADAALDLIGSRDRLLIEGRFAEAQVFVRALASLRPDTAVYTGAAHNDVSYGALRLVDATLAPPSALDRVMPLEVDLTGYRDLWRKRIAGLAVAA, from the coding sequence ATGTCAAAGCTCACTTTGTGGGACGGTGGGACGCTGCTTGAACGGCGCACGCGCGCCAATGAGATCGTTGCCGGACCGCATTATACCGCGCTTGATTCGGACGGAATCGAGGCTTGGATGGTGACGGTGCTGCGTGATTTCGCAGCGTTCGGTCGAATCTGCGCGATCGTGCCGGTGGCGCATGGTGCGGCGATCGCGGTGTTGCGCGACGGGCGGCTAGCGGTGCCGCCGATCGATTATGAGCAGAACTTGCCTGCCGAGCGCCGCGCGCTTTATGATGCGGGCCGCGATCCCTTTGCTGCAACCGGATCGCCGCCGCTGCCGGCGGGGCTCAATATCGGCGCACAGCTTGACCTGCTTGACGACCTTTATCCCGCGCTGCTGACGCGGGGTGCGACGATCCTGCCCTGGGCGCAATATTGGGCGTGGCTGTTGTCGGGCGTGCCTGTGTCGGAAGTGACCAGCCTTGGCTGCCATAGCGACCTGTGGCGTCCGGCGGACGAACGGCCGTCGCAGCTGGCCGAGCGGCGCGGCTGGGCGGCGTTGTTCGCCCCGATCGCGCGTGCCGGCGATGTCGTTGGTGCCATTTCTCCCGCCATGGCGGCGCGGACCGGGCTGCCGGGGGATGTCCGTATCCATGCCGGGCTGCATGATTCGAACGCGGCGCTGCATGCCGCACGTGCCTTTGCCGAGATTGGCGACCATGAGGCGACGATCCTGTCGACCGGCACCTGGTTCGTGGCGATGCGATCGCCGGGCGCTGAAGCGGTGGTCGATATCGCCGACCTGCCCGAGGCGCGGGATTGCCTGGTCAATGTCGATGTGCGCGGGCGCATGGTGCCGTCGTCGCGCTTCATGGGCGGGCGAGAGATCGAATTGCTCAGCGGCATCGACACGCGCCGGGTCGATATCAAGCCCGACCAGCCCGCGCTGGTCGCGGCGGTACAGGATGTGGTCGCGGCCGGCGCAATGGCGCTGCCGTCGATGATGCCGGGGGTGGGCCCCTTTCCTGCCGGTGAGGGCGACTGGATCGCCGAGCCCGACGATCCCTATGCGGTGCGCGCGGCCGCGTGCCTTTATGCGGCATTGGTCGCCGATGCCGCGCTTGACCTGATCGGGTCGCGCGATCGGCTGCTGATCGAGGGACGGTTCGCCGAGGCACAGGTGTTCGTGCGTGCGCTGGCCTCGCTGCGCCCCGATACCGCGGTCTATACCGGTGCGGCACATAACGATGTCTCGTATGGTGCGCTTCGCCTGGTCGATGCGACGCTGGCGCCGCCATCGGCGCTCGATCGGGTGATGCCGCTCGAGGTCGATCTGACCGGCTATCGCGACCTGTGGCGCAAACGCATCGCCGGCCTGGCGGTAGCCGCATGA
- the lldD gene encoding FMN-dependent L-lactate dehydrogenase LldD: MKAANILDYRALAKARLPRFLFDYIDGGSYAETTLRRNVADLESVALRQRVLRDVGSIDLSTNLFGARQALPVALGPIGLAGMNARRGEAQAARAAAKAGIPFTLSTVSVCTVAEVAAASPAPFWFQLYMIRDRGFMRELLAVARDAGCSALVFTVDMPVPGSRYGDLRSGLAGAPGLRGGLRRFGQAALHPRWAWDVGVRGRPHGLGNVASVLAGKTGLEDFFAWMRANFDPTVTWRDLDFIRAEWSGPLIIKGPLDVEDAREAATLGADGIVVSNHGGRQLDGVPSTARALPAIAAAVGDRLTVLADGGVRSGLDVVRMLALGARGVLLGRAWAYALAGGGERGVAHVLELIAAEMRVAMALTGVTDVTAITSDILVKD, translated from the coding sequence ATGAAGGCGGCGAACATCCTCGACTATCGCGCGCTGGCCAAGGCGCGACTGCCGCGATTCCTGTTCGATTATATCGATGGCGGCTCCTATGCAGAGACCACGCTGCGCCGCAATGTCGCCGATCTCGAATCCGTCGCGTTGCGTCAGCGCGTGTTACGGGATGTCGGTTCGATCGATCTGTCGACCAATTTGTTCGGAGCGCGTCAGGCGCTGCCGGTGGCGCTTGGCCCGATCGGGCTGGCGGGCATGAATGCGCGGCGCGGCGAGGCTCAGGCGGCGCGTGCCGCCGCTAAGGCGGGCATTCCCTTCACCTTGTCGACCGTGTCGGTGTGCACCGTGGCCGAAGTCGCAGCGGCGAGCCCGGCGCCCTTCTGGTTCCAACTCTATATGATCCGCGACCGCGGCTTCATGCGCGAACTGCTGGCCGTGGCGCGCGACGCTGGATGCTCCGCTTTGGTGTTCACCGTCGACATGCCGGTGCCGGGCAGCCGCTATGGCGATCTGCGCTCGGGGCTGGCCGGCGCGCCTGGCTTGCGCGGCGGACTGCGGCGGTTCGGACAGGCGGCGCTGCATCCGCGCTGGGCGTGGGATGTCGGCGTGCGTGGGCGGCCGCACGGGCTTGGCAATGTCGCTTCGGTGCTCGCGGGCAAGACGGGGCTGGAGGATTTCTTCGCCTGGATGCGGGCGAATTTCGATCCGACCGTGACCTGGCGCGACCTGGACTTCATTCGTGCCGAATGGTCGGGACCACTGATCATCAAGGGGCCGCTCGATGTCGAAGACGCGCGCGAAGCGGCGACGCTCGGTGCGGACGGAATCGTCGTGTCGAACCATGGTGGACGACAGCTCGACGGCGTGCCGTCGACCGCGCGCGCCTTGCCGGCGATCGCGGCGGCGGTCGGCGACCGGCTCACCGTGCTGGCCGATGGCGGCGTCCGTTCGGGGCTCGATGTGGTGCGCATGCTCGCGCTCGGCGCGCGCGGCGTGCTGCTCGGCCGCGCTTGGGCCTATGCGCTGGCCGGTGGCGGCGAGCGCGGCGTCGCGCATGTGCTGGAACTGATTGCCGCCGAGATGCGCGTGGCGATGGCGCTGACCGGGGTGACCGACGTGACGGCGATCACGTCCGACATTCTCGTAAAAGACTGA
- the rhaT gene encoding L-rhamnose/proton symporter RhaT yields MDGNPLLGVLFHWIGGLSSASFYVPYKRIKGWSWEIFWLTGGVFSWLVMPWLFASLQTHDLFGVIGAVPRETLFWCWFWGAGWGFGGLTFGLTMRYLGLSLGMAVALGLTTVIGTLGPPIFRGTLPALAATSSGQVTLFGIVVAVIGILIVARAGQAKERETSGEAATVGVAEFNLKRGLAIALFSGAMSSCFAFGLDAGQPIRTLTLAAGTDPLWQGLPVLCIVLLGGLTTNLIWCAILILRNRSAGEFVGRTAQGTIAATPPLGANYLLAALGGTLWYFQFFFYTMGESQMGRFGFSSWTLHMASIILFSTLWGFALREWATASSGTRNLVRLGIAILIASTVIIGAGNALAS; encoded by the coding sequence ATGGACGGAAACCCGTTGCTCGGCGTGCTGTTTCACTGGATCGGGGGCTTGTCCTCGGCCAGCTTCTACGTCCCCTACAAGCGTATCAAGGGCTGGTCGTGGGAGATTTTCTGGCTGACCGGTGGCGTGTTCAGCTGGCTGGTCATGCCCTGGCTGTTCGCCAGCCTGCAAACGCACGACCTGTTCGGCGTGATCGGCGCGGTGCCGAGGGAAACCCTGTTCTGGTGTTGGTTCTGGGGTGCGGGCTGGGGCTTTGGCGGCCTGACCTTCGGTCTCACCATGCGCTATCTCGGCCTGTCGCTCGGCATGGCGGTGGCGCTTGGGCTGACCACGGTGATCGGGACGCTCGGGCCACCGATCTTTCGCGGCACATTGCCCGCGCTTGCCGCGACGAGCAGCGGCCAGGTCACGCTGTTCGGGATCGTCGTGGCGGTGATCGGTATCCTGATCGTCGCTCGCGCTGGCCAAGCCAAGGAACGCGAGACGAGCGGCGAAGCGGCGACCGTCGGTGTCGCCGAGTTCAATCTCAAGCGCGGCCTTGCCATCGCGCTGTTCTCGGGGGCGATGTCGAGCTGCTTCGCCTTCGGGCTCGATGCGGGGCAGCCGATCCGCACACTGACGCTGGCGGCGGGCACCGACCCGTTATGGCAGGGGCTGCCGGTGCTGTGCATCGTGCTGCTCGGCGGCCTGACCACCAACCTGATCTGGTGCGCGATCCTAATCCTGCGCAACCGCAGCGCCGGCGAGTTCGTCGGCCGCACCGCGCAAGGGACGATCGCGGCCACACCGCCGCTTGGCGCCAACTATCTGCTCGCCGCGCTCGGCGGCACGCTCTGGTACTTCCAGTTCTTCTTCTACACGATGGGCGAGAGCCAGATGGGGCGCTTCGGCTTCTCGTCCTGGACGCTGCACATGGCGAGCATCATCCTGTTCTCGACGCTCTGGGGTTTTGCGTTGCGCGAATGGGCGACGGCCAGTTCCGGCACGCGCAACCTCGTGCGGCTCGGCATCGCGATCCTGATCGCGTCGACCGTGATCATCGGGGCGGGCAACGCACTGGCGAGCTGA